The following coding sequences lie in one Arachis ipaensis cultivar K30076 chromosome B05, Araip1.1, whole genome shotgun sequence genomic window:
- the LOC107642525 gene encoding putative pentatricopeptide repeat-containing protein At5g65820, translated as MQRFSRKTLLFFKKVNFFQLPLTNSLTVIGHKNTPSQLFSTSFEVCSPHSPPLNHKSSEFDNSSSCISSAASKNHFGLIRLQCSPEKDVNDQSYDEFASDVEKVYRILRKYHSRVPKLELALKESGIVVRPGLTERILNRCGDAGNLAYRFYAWASKQSDYQHSQEVYKAMIKVLGKMRQFGAVWALIDEMRQENPMLISPQMFVILMRKFASARMVQKAIEVLDEMRNYSCEPDEYVFGCLLDALCKNGSIKEAASLFEDMRYRFPPTIKHFTSLLYGWCREGKLMEAKHVLVQMKDAGIEPDIVVYNNLLSGYALAAKMGDAYDLLKEMRRIGCGPNATSYTILIQSLCKHEKLEEGMRLFVEMQRNDCDVDAITYTTLISGFCKWGKVERGYELLDRMIQQGLVPNQLTYHHLMLAHEKKEELEECMELVNEMHKIGCTPDLNIYNTVIRLACKLGEIKEGVRLWNEMEASGLSPGIDTFVIMINGFLEQGCQIEACEHFKEMVGRGLFTTPQYGTLKELMNSLLRAQKLELAKDTWNCITSTKGCELNVGAWTIWIHALFSKGHVKEACSFCIDMLDQGLMPQPDTFAKLMRGLRKLYNRQFAVEITEKVRKMAADQKISFKMYKRRGERDLKEKAKEKKDGRKRRARQRRWGGSRQKSNTL; from the coding sequence ATGCAGAGATTTTCGAGAAAAACATTGCTTTTCTtcaaaaaagttaattttttccAACTTCCCTTGACAAATTCATTAACAGTTATTGGACATAAAAATACACCATCCCAGCTGTTTTCTACTAGTTTTGAGGTGTGTTCACCACATTCACCACCACTCAATCATAAGTCCTCAGAATTTGATAATAGTAGCAGCTGCATCAGCAGTGCCGCGTCAAAAAACCATTTTGGCCTTATTCGCCTTCAATGTAGTCCAGAAAAGGATGTAAATGACCAAAGCTACGATGAGTTTGCCTCTGATGTGGAAAAAGTTTATAGAATATTGAGAAAATACCATTCTAGGGTTCCCAAATTGGAGCTTGCTTTGAAAGAATCTGGAATTGTGGTGAGGCCTGGATTAACTGAGCGCATCTTGAATCGATGTGGCGATGCCGGGAATTTGGCGTATAGATTCTATGCATGGGCTTCTAAGCAGTCCGATTATCAACACAGTCAAGAAGTTTACAAAGCTATGATTAAGGTTTTGGGCAAAATGCGGCAATTTGGAGCTGTTTGGGCACTAATTGATGAAATGAGGCAAGAGAATCCTATGTTAATTTCTCCACAGATGTTTGTTATTCTGATGAGGAAGTTTGCTTCTGCAAGGATGGTTCAGAAGGCTATTGAAGTATTAGATGAAATGCGCAATTACAGCTGTGAGCCTGATGAATATGTTTTCGGGTGTTTGTTAGATGCATTGTGCAAGAATGGTAGCATTAAGGAAGCCGCTTCGCTTTTTGAGGACATGAGATATCGATTTCCTCCAACCATCAAACATTTCACTTCCTTGTTGTATGGTTGGTGTAGAGAAGGGAAACTTATGGAAGCAAAACATGTGTTGGTGCAAATGAAGGATGCAGGCATTGAACCGGATATCGTTGTTTATAACAATTTGCTTAGTGGTTATGCTCTAGCTGCGAAAATGGGGGATGCTTATGATCTTTTGAAGGAGATGAGAAGGATAGGTTGTGGACCGAATGCAACCTCGTACACAATTTTGATCCAGTCACTATGCAAACATGAAAAATTGGAGGAGGGAATGCGGTTATTTGTTGAGATGCAGAGAAATGACTGTGATGTGGATGCCATAACCTATACAACATTGATTAGTGGGTTTTGCAAGTGGGGAAAAGTTGAAAGAGGTTATGAGCTTTTGGATCGGATGATACAACAAGGCCTTGTGCCAAATCAGCTGACTTATCATCATCTCATGTTGGCCCATGAAAAGAAGGAAGAACTGGAGGAGTGTATGGAACTGGTGAATGAGATGCACAAGATTGGTTGCACTCCTGACCTTAACATCTACAATACGGTTATTAGGTTGGCTTGCAAGTTGGGAGAGATCAAGGAAGGTGTTCGGCTTTGGAATGAAATGGAAGCAAGTGGGCTTAGTCCAGGCATTGACACCTTTGTCATAATGATTAATGGCTTTCTTGAGCAAGGTTGTCAGATTGAAGCTTGTGAACATTTCAAGGAAATGGTTGGCAGAGGGCTTTTTACCACCCCTCAATATGGTACATTGAAGGAGTTGATGAATTCCCTTTTAAGAGCTCAAAAGCTTGAACTGGCTAAAGATACTTGGAATTGTATCACATCTACCAAAGGGTGTGAGTTGAATGTGGGTGCATGGACAATATGGATTCATGCACTCTTTTCAAAGGGGCATGTGAAGGAAGCTTGTTCATTCTGCATAGACATGTTGGATCAGGGGTTAATGCCACAGCCGGATACTTTTGCCAAGCTAATGCGCGGTCTGCGGAAACTGTATAACAGACAATTTGCGGTAGAGATCACTGAAAAGGTGAGGAAAATGGCTGCTGATCAGAAGATCAGTTTCAAGATGTACAAGCGGAGAGGAGAGAGGGACTTGAAAGAAAAAGCGAAGGAGAAAAAGGATGGGAGGAAGAGGAGGGCTAGGCAACGCCGTTGGGGTGGAAGCCGTCAGAAATCTAACACATTATAA
- the LOC110271879 gene encoding uncharacterized protein LOC110271879, with protein MAAPWRNGVAEFDLAAICRSPQRAYHGGAKGAAIAVAPWRSAIENGENGGFFRFIFIMSTSRPARNSDAPASTPVPVPAPASAGHVAGTASRPAAAVRATRIDPGWKYVTAVEEGNTNDTIYNFCGKITKGGITRAKEHLMIKPGNVAGCKMVPKDVIAELWEFYNQKKNRGRQSSTPASTEEQSVNVRELDLDSLGFGLSEEDAQGIDEIPNPTPMAAARGGASSMRGPMDLYMKRPETAIARNKKEKLRQQNIKEACNKEAVRRVHRYIARWFYQAGIPLNPVRLKSFQEMLWAVGSFGPNLPAPTYHALRVPLLNEELEYTKDLLKGHKEQWEKYGCSIMSDAWTDKRQRSIINFLVNSPAGTMFLKSIDASDYVKTGEKMFELLDGIVEEIGEQNVVQVVTDNGSNYVLAGKLLMEKRPNLFWTPCAAHCLDLMLEDIGKLPLIQKTIKSAISLVSFTYSHSSTLSMLRQFTNGKELVRHAVIRFATSFLSLERLYEEKEI; from the exons ATGGCGGCGCCATGGCGGAATGGCGTGGCGGAATTTGACCTCGCCGCCATATGTAGGTCACCGCAACGTGCTTATCACGGCGGGGCAAAAGGCGCCGCAATTGCGGTGGCGCCATGGCGGTCCGCCATTGAGAATGGCGAAAATGGCGGGTTTTTTCgg TTCATCTTCATCATGTCAACTTCTAGACCAGCCCGTAATTCTGATGCCCCTGCCTCTACCCCTGTCCCTGTCCCTGCCCCTGCCTCTGCTGGCCATGTTGCTGGAACTGCTTCTCGTCCTGCAGCTGCTGTCCGTGCCACTAGGATTGATCCAGGGTGGAAATATGTTACTGCTGTAGAAGAGGGAAATACCAATGACACCATATATAATTTTTGTGGAAAAATTACGAAAGGAGGAATTACACGGGCAAAGGAGCACTTGATGATTAAGCCTGGGAATGTTGCTGGATGTAAAATGGTCCCAAAGGATGTTATTGCTGAATTATGGGAGTTCTACAACCAGAAAAAAAATCGAGGAAGACAAAGTTCTACGCCGGCAAGCACTGAGGAACAAAGTGTCAATGTTAGGGAGCTTGATTTAGATAGTTTGGGTTTTGGATTGTCAGAGGAAGATGCTCAAGGAATTGATGAAATTCCAAATCCAACTCCAATGGCAGCAGCTAGAGGGGGGGCAAGTTCTATGAGAGGTCCAATGGACTTGTATATGAAAAGACCCGAAACTGCCATTGCAAGAAATAAAAAGGAGAAATTGAGGCAACAGAATATCAAGGAAGCATGTAATAAGGAAGCGGTTCGTAGAGTTCATCGATACATAGCCCGGTGGTTCTACCAAGCTGGGATTCCATTGAATCCAGTGAGGTTGAAGAGTTTTCAAGAAATGTTGTGGGCTGTTGGAAGCTTTGGTCCTAATTTACCTGCTCCCACTTATCATGCTCTAAGGGTGCCACTCCTTAATGAGGAATTAGAATACACCAAAGACTTGTTGAAGGGTCATAAGGAACAATGGGAAAAATATGGCTGCTCTATTATGTCAGATGCTTGGACGGATAAGAGACAACGGAGCATTATCAATTTTCTTGTAAACTCTCCTGCTGGGACAATGTTTTTGAAGTCAATTGATGCCTCTGATTATGTGAAGACGGGTGAAAAAATGTTTGAGCTTCTTGATGGTATTGTTGAGGAAATTGGGGAGCAAAATGTTGTTCAAGTTGTAACAGACAACGGGAGCAACTATGTTCTAGCCGGTAAGTTGCTGATGGAGAAAAGACCGAATTTGTTTTGGACCCCGTGTGCTGCCCATTGTTTGGATTTGATGCTTGAAGACATTGGGAAGTTACCGTTAATCCAAAAAACCATAAAAAGTGCCATTTCTTTGGTTAGCTTCACTTATAGCCACTCTAGCACTTTATCCATGTTGAGACAATTCACAAATGGCAAGGAATTGGTGAGGCATGCAGTCATCCGATTTGCCACTTCATTTCTCTCTTTGGAAAGGCTTTATGAGGAGAAAGAAATCTAA
- the LOC110271880 gene encoding uncharacterized protein LOC110271880, producing the protein MFTSDEWVRNKLSREAKGREATKIVIRPSFWNHVKYTLKIMGPLVRVLRLVDAEKKPPMGYIYEAMEKAKECIMKTFSNDVSKYSKVFKIVDNRWNCQLHRPLHAAGHFLNPDLFYDNHRIELDLEVTKGWFECITRLVPSIAVQEKILEEQTLYKAGYGLFGSSFAKSQRKKISPAFWWRTYGHEAPNMRDLTIKILSLTCSASGCERNWSIFEHIHTKKRNRLDHERMESLVFIKYNQQLIERYNLKDEVDPIALNDIDECNEWLVGEIGTATFRDDDNMDDDADLIHQDDNTLSWNLVFEAMGGHEPMTYTRRQQNRKRKEPATARGGAKGGPSGSKASKKGKGKAVIVEEEEEPQFEDEEDSENEEEQEEEIQFNDTDSEDDEGRQKVDDEKQFRQQQPRKRGEGGTEAQRGKASTHQEAQLQEERQDASSGAHQAFGAVMADDDDTLHSCRKCSSSTHRRRAARRERPSTQHRRRRGARRDSRAHDSENPARGVATAASVRWR; encoded by the exons ATGTTCACTTCGGATGAGTGGGTAAGGAATAAGTTGTCAAGGGAGGCAAAGGGGAGGGAGGCAACAAAGATTGTTATTAGGCCCTCCTTTTGGAATCATGTCAAGTACACCCTTAAGATCATGGGGCCTCTTGTTCGGGTGCTTCGACTTGTTGATGCGGAGAAGAAGCCGCCAATGGGTTATATATATGAAGCAATGGAAAAGGCAAAGGAATGCATCATGAAAACATTTTCTAATGATGTAAGCAAATATTCTAAAGTTTTTAAAATCGTTGACAACAGATGGAATTGCCAACTTCATCGTCCGTTGCATGCAGCTGGTCATTTTCTGAATCCGGATTTGTTTTATGATAATCATCGCATTGAATTGGATTTAGAAGTTACAAAGGGATGGTTTGAGTGCATCACTAGATTGGTGCCAAGTATAGCTGTGCAAGAGAAGATATTGGAGGAGCAAACATTATATAAGGCAGGCTATGGACTTTTTGGATCATCCTTTGCAAAATCTCAGAGGAAAAAGATTTCACCCG caTTTTGGTGGCGGACATATGGGCATGAAGCTCCAAACATGCGAGACCTTACTATCAAGATCTTGAGCTTGACTTGTAGTGCTTCTGGATGTGAACGCAATTGGAGTATATTTGAGCATATTCATACTAAGAaaagaaataggcttgatcatGAAAGGATGGAGAGCTTGGTCTTCATAAAGTATAACCAACAACTCATCGAGAGGTACAACCTTAAAGATGAAGTTGACCCTATTGCACTCAATGACATTGATGAGTGTAATGAGTGGTTAGTGGGAGAAATTGGGACTGCCACCTTTCGAGATGATGATAATATGGATGATGATGCTGATTTGATTCATCAAGATGACAACACTTTGAGTTGGAACCTTGTTTTTGAAGCAATGGGAGGACATGAGCCTATGACATATACTAGAagacaacaaaatagaaaaagaaaagaacctgcAACTGCAAGAGGTGGTGCAAAGGGTGGACCAAGTGGGTCTAAGGCTtcaaaaaaaggaaaaggaaaagcagtaattgtggaagaggaagaagaaccacaatttgaagatgaagaggattctgaaaatgaagaagaacaagaagaggagattcaATTCAATGATACTGATTCAGAGGATGATGAGGGG AGGCAGAAGGTGGACGACGAGAAGCAGTTCAGGCAGCAACAACCACGGAAGAGAGGAGAGGGAGGGACGGAGGCGCAGCGCGGCAAGGCGAGCACTCACCAGGAAGCACAGCTGCAGGAAGAGAGGCAAGACGCGAGCAGTGGAGCACACCAGGCGTTCGGTGCTGTGATGGCGGACGACGACGACACGCTGCACAGCTGCAGGAAGTGCAGCTCGAGCACTCACCGGCGGAGGGCGGCGAGACGCGAGAGGCCGAGCACACAGCACAGAAGGAGGAGAGGGGCGAGACGCGACTCGCGAGCACACGATTCGGAGAATCCGGCGAGAGGCGTGGCGACGGCGGCGAGCGTGCGATGGCGGTGA
- the LOC107642528 gene encoding protein S-acyltransferase 10 isoform X2, with amino-acid sequence MTIVGICRPMRSPWDQPMDRCLRFFPCLIDPARRSALCVKLVLVTVHLVYIGVLFLIDGDLIEKTKKEPIYVLDAMMTVTERNVLYRKTSETSNLPVSSKNGSFVVAVEGTQAGKNISGNNTPTWSKLVADLYPMGTTIRTWTCSYCNVEQPPRSKHCHDCDKCVLQFDHHCVWLGNCIGQGNHCRFWWYLCEETALCLWTGILYISYLKDHIKSAWWRDAIMIVLLITLSISLIFLLLLLLFHSYLILTNQTTYELVRRRRIPYLRGIPERVHPFSKGVSRNVYNFCCGSSSVYNMERLPTPQETEEKSRPYTCLDVVTCRCC; translated from the exons ATGACGATCGTTGGTATATGCCGCCCTATGCGTTCCCCTTGGGATCAACCCATGGATCGCTGCCTCAGATTCTTTCCATGCCTCATTGACCCTG CTCGGAGGTCTGCGCTGTGCGTGAAGTTGGTCTTGGTGACTGTCCATTTGGTTTATATTGGCGTTCTCTTCTTAATCGATGGAGATTTGATAGAAAAGACTAAGAAGGAACCGAT CTATGTCCTTGATGCCATGATGACTGTTACTGAGAGAAATGTCCTATACAGAAAGACATCAGAAACCTCAAA TCTACCAGTTTCAAGCAAAAATGGGAGTTTCGTTGTTGCTGTCGAGGGAACTCAGGCAGGAAAAAATATTTCAGGAAATAATACACCAACTTGGTCAAAGTTAGTGGCAGACTTGTATCCTATGGGAACAACAATCAG AACATGGACATGCAGCTACTGCAATGTGGAACAG CCTCCACGATCAAAGCACTGTCATGATTGTGACAAGTGTGTTCTTCAGTTTGATCATCATTGTGTTTGGCTTGGTAACTGCATTGGGCAGGGCAATCATTGTCGATTTTG GTGGTACCTTTGTGAAGAGACAGCGTTGTGCCTCTGGACTGGCATCTTATATATTTCATACTTGAAGGATCACATTAAAAGTGCTTG GTGGCGGGATGCAATCATGATAGTACTGTTGATCACTTTGTCAATCTCTCTTATCTTTCTGCTTCTGCTACTTCTATTTCATAG TTATCTTATTTTGACAAATCAGACTACTTATGAACTTGTAAGGAGAAGACGAATTCCTTATCTAAG GGGAATTCCTGAAAGAGTGCATCCATTTAGTAAAGGAGTATCTAGAAATGTATACAATTTCTGCTGCGGAAGTAGCAGCGTATACAACATGGAGCGGCTCCCGACACCTCAGGAGACAGAGGAAAAGTCAAGACCGTACACGTGTCTGGATGTCGTAACCTGTCGATGTTGCTGA
- the LOC107642528 gene encoding protein S-acyltransferase 10 isoform X1, producing MTIVGICRPMRSPWDQPMDRCLRFFPCLIDPARRSALCVKLVLVTVHLVYIGVLFLIDGDLIEKTKKEPMYTACYLLLFFVTLIQYFVTSISSPGYVLDAMMTVTERNVLYRKTSETSNLPVSSKNGSFVVAVEGTQAGKNISGNNTPTWSKLVADLYPMGTTIRTWTCSYCNVEQPPRSKHCHDCDKCVLQFDHHCVWLGNCIGQGNHCRFWWYLCEETALCLWTGILYISYLKDHIKSAWWRDAIMIVLLITLSISLIFLLLLLLFHSYLILTNQTTYELVRRRRIPYLRGIPERVHPFSKGVSRNVYNFCCGSSSVYNMERLPTPQETEEKSRPYTCLDVVTCRCC from the exons ATGACGATCGTTGGTATATGCCGCCCTATGCGTTCCCCTTGGGATCAACCCATGGATCGCTGCCTCAGATTCTTTCCATGCCTCATTGACCCTG CTCGGAGGTCTGCGCTGTGCGTGAAGTTGGTCTTGGTGACTGTCCATTTGGTTTATATTGGCGTTCTCTTCTTAATCGATGGAGATTTGATAGAAAAGACTAAGAAGGAACCGAT GTACACTGCTTGTTACTTGCTGCTGTTCTTTGTTACTTTAATACAATACTTTGTTACATCTATTTCTTCTCCGGG CTATGTCCTTGATGCCATGATGACTGTTACTGAGAGAAATGTCCTATACAGAAAGACATCAGAAACCTCAAA TCTACCAGTTTCAAGCAAAAATGGGAGTTTCGTTGTTGCTGTCGAGGGAACTCAGGCAGGAAAAAATATTTCAGGAAATAATACACCAACTTGGTCAAAGTTAGTGGCAGACTTGTATCCTATGGGAACAACAATCAG AACATGGACATGCAGCTACTGCAATGTGGAACAG CCTCCACGATCAAAGCACTGTCATGATTGTGACAAGTGTGTTCTTCAGTTTGATCATCATTGTGTTTGGCTTGGTAACTGCATTGGGCAGGGCAATCATTGTCGATTTTG GTGGTACCTTTGTGAAGAGACAGCGTTGTGCCTCTGGACTGGCATCTTATATATTTCATACTTGAAGGATCACATTAAAAGTGCTTG GTGGCGGGATGCAATCATGATAGTACTGTTGATCACTTTGTCAATCTCTCTTATCTTTCTGCTTCTGCTACTTCTATTTCATAG TTATCTTATTTTGACAAATCAGACTACTTATGAACTTGTAAGGAGAAGACGAATTCCTTATCTAAG GGGAATTCCTGAAAGAGTGCATCCATTTAGTAAAGGAGTATCTAGAAATGTATACAATTTCTGCTGCGGAAGTAGCAGCGTATACAACATGGAGCGGCTCCCGACACCTCAGGAGACAGAGGAAAAGTCAAGACCGTACACGTGTCTGGATGTCGTAACCTGTCGATGTTGCTGA
- the LOC107642528 gene encoding protein S-acyltransferase 10 isoform X3, giving the protein MTIVGICRPMRSPWDQPMDRCLRFFPCLIDPARRSALCVKLVLVTVHLVYIGVLFLIDGDLIEKTKKEPMYTACYLLLFFVTLIQYFVTSISSPGYVLDAMMTVTERNVLYRKTSETSNLPVSSKNGSFVVAVEGTQAGKNISGNNTPTWSKLVADLYPMGTTIRTWTCSYCNVEQPPRSKHCHDCDKCVLQFDHHCVWLGNCIGQGNHCRFWWYLCEETALCLWTGILYISYLKDHIKSACYLILTNQTTYELVRRRRIPYLRGIPERVHPFSKGVSRNVYNFCCGSSSVYNMERLPTPQETEEKSRPYTCLDVVTCRCC; this is encoded by the exons ATGACGATCGTTGGTATATGCCGCCCTATGCGTTCCCCTTGGGATCAACCCATGGATCGCTGCCTCAGATTCTTTCCATGCCTCATTGACCCTG CTCGGAGGTCTGCGCTGTGCGTGAAGTTGGTCTTGGTGACTGTCCATTTGGTTTATATTGGCGTTCTCTTCTTAATCGATGGAGATTTGATAGAAAAGACTAAGAAGGAACCGAT GTACACTGCTTGTTACTTGCTGCTGTTCTTTGTTACTTTAATACAATACTTTGTTACATCTATTTCTTCTCCGGG CTATGTCCTTGATGCCATGATGACTGTTACTGAGAGAAATGTCCTATACAGAAAGACATCAGAAACCTCAAA TCTACCAGTTTCAAGCAAAAATGGGAGTTTCGTTGTTGCTGTCGAGGGAACTCAGGCAGGAAAAAATATTTCAGGAAATAATACACCAACTTGGTCAAAGTTAGTGGCAGACTTGTATCCTATGGGAACAACAATCAG AACATGGACATGCAGCTACTGCAATGTGGAACAG CCTCCACGATCAAAGCACTGTCATGATTGTGACAAGTGTGTTCTTCAGTTTGATCATCATTGTGTTTGGCTTGGTAACTGCATTGGGCAGGGCAATCATTGTCGATTTTG GTGGTACCTTTGTGAAGAGACAGCGTTGTGCCTCTGGACTGGCATCTTATATATTTCATACTTGAAGGATCACATTAAAAGTGCTTG TTATCTTATTTTGACAAATCAGACTACTTATGAACTTGTAAGGAGAAGACGAATTCCTTATCTAAG GGGAATTCCTGAAAGAGTGCATCCATTTAGTAAAGGAGTATCTAGAAATGTATACAATTTCTGCTGCGGAAGTAGCAGCGTATACAACATGGAGCGGCTCCCGACACCTCAGGAGACAGAGGAAAAGTCAAGACCGTACACGTGTCTGGATGTCGTAACCTGTCGATGTTGCTGA
- the LOC107642529 gene encoding lysine histidine transporter-like 8, translated as MAMATNEANKKTMEISSAPITPRTRTPMVSSPPVSCPPSQIHSPSLTRSPLLHSENGDEVDGITTSKTKTPKTPRTPRTPRTPLRISNLTPRFITPLGSPVRKALRFTKLDPHDAWLPITQSRNGNKFYAAFHTLCSGIGIQALILPFSFTVLGWTWGIISLSVAFVWQLYTLWLLVHLHESVEHGIRFSRYLQLCFATFGERLGKVLAMFPIIYLSAGTCTTIIILGASTARTFYQIICGTTCTAKPMTTVEWYLVFTCVAVVLSQLPSLNSIAGVSLIGAVTAVGYCTAIWITSVAQGTLPRVNYNPVRHGTSAKDAFNILNALGIVAFAFRGHNLILEIQATMPSSEKHPSHVPMWKGVKASYALIAACLFPLSIGGYWAYGQMIPSGGMLTALYMFHSHDVSRFVLGLTSLFVVINGLCSFQIYGMPVFDDMESNYVKMKKQPCPWWLRVIFRIFFGFICFFIAVAIPFLSSLAGLIGGISLPVTLAYPSFMWLKFKKPKKFGPSWCINWFLGILGMCLSALLVAASIYVIVDTGVNVSFFNPK; from the exons ATGGCTATGGCTACAAATGAAGCTAATAAGAAAACAATGGAAATAAGTTCAGCACCAATAACACCAAGAACAAGGACACCAATGGTGTCATCACCACCAGTTTCATGTCCACCCTCTCAGATTCACTCACCATCACTAACAAGGTCACCACTTCTGCATTCAGAGAATGGAGATGAAGTAGATGGGATTACAACAAGTAAAACAAAGACACCAAAGACaccaagaacaccaagaacaccaagaacaccattAAGGATCTCAAATTTGACACCAAGGTTTATCACACCTTTGGGAAGCCCTGTGAGGAAAGCACTCAGGTTCACAAAGCTTGATCCTCATGATGCTTGGCTTCCAATCACTCAATCAAGGAATGGAAACAAGTTCTATGCTGCTTTTCATACTCTTTGTTCTGGGATTGGAATTCAGGCTCTTATTCTTCCTTTCTCCTTCACTGTTCTTGGTTG GACATGGGGAATAATCAGTTTGAGTGTAGCTTTTGTATGGCAATTATACACTCTATGGTTGTTGGTGCATCTTCACGAATCTGTGGAGCATGGAATTCGTTTCAGTCGATACCTTCAACTCTGTTTTGCTACATTTG GGGAGAGACTGGGAAAAGTGCTAGCAATGTTTCCAATAATATACCTATCAGCAGGGACATGCACAACCATAATAATATTGGGAGCATCAACAGCAAGAACATTCTACCAAATCATATGCGGGACCACGTGCACCGCAAAGCCCATGACCACAGTAGAGTGGTACCTAGTGTTCACATGTGTGGCAGTGGTGTTGTCCCAGTTGCCAAGTTTGAACTCCATTGCTGGGGTTTCACTCATTGGTGCTGTCACTGCTGTAGGGTATTGTACCGCCATTTGGATCACCTCTGTTGCTCAGGGTACCCTACCTCGTGTTAACTATAATCCTGTTAGGCATGGAACCAGTGCTAAGGATGCTTTTAATATTCTTAATGCACTTGGGATTGTTGCCTTTGCTTTTAGGGGACATAATCTCATCCTCGAAATTCAG GCCACTATGCCTTCAAGCGAGAAGCATCCATCGCACGTGCCAATGTGGAAAGGAGTGAAGGCTTCATACGCACTCATTGCTGCATGCTTATTTCCCCTATCCATTGGCGGCTATTGGGCTTATGGCCAAATG ATTCCTTCGGGAGGAATGCTGACTGCACTATACATGTTCCATTCTCATGACGTATCAAGATTTGTGCTGGGATTGACGAGTTTATTCGTAGTAATCAATGGTTTGTGCTCATTCCAAATCTATGGCATGCCGGTTTTTGATGACATGGAATCAAATTACGTAAAGATGAAGAAGCAGCCGTGCCCATGGTGGCTGAGGGTAATTTTCAGGATCTTCTTTGGGTTTATCTGCTTCTTCATTGCTGTTGCAATTCCATTCTTGTCAAGCTTGGCAGGTTTGATTGGAGGAATTTCATTGCCTGTGACATTGGCATACCCTTCCTTCATGTGGCTCAAGTTTAAGAAGCCCAAGAAATTTGGTCCTTCTTGGTGTATCAATTGGTTCTTGGGGATCTTAGGGATGTGCCTTAGTGCCCTTCTTGTTGCAGCTAGCATCTATGTTATTGTTGATACTGGTGTTAATGTTAGCTTCTTCAATCCTAAGTAA